Within the Metasolibacillus fluoroglycofenilyticus genome, the region GACATTACATGAAAAATATCCTCACCTAATCATTTGCAGTATTTCGGGCTATGGAAAGGAAGGTCCATACAGTCATAAAAAAGCATACGACCTTCTCGTTCAATCAGAAGCAGGCGTATTAAGTATAACGGGTACACCAGATTTACCAGCAAAAACAGGTATTGCCATTGTGGATATTGCGAGTGGCATGTATGCTTTTACTTCAATTTTAGCGGCGATCATTCATCGTATGAACACTGGTAAAGGGACAATTATTGAAATTTCGATGCTTGAAGCTATTGCGGAATGGATGAGCTTTCCGATTTATTATACTTATGGTGGAGAAGAGCCAAAACGAAGTGGTGTTGACCACGCTACCATTTATCCATATGGTCCTTTTACAGTGCAAAATGGGGAAAGATTATTTATTGCCATTCAAAATAATGATGAATGGAAAATCTTTTGCGAAGAGGTTTTAAAAGATAAAAGCTTAATCAATCATCCAAAATTCGTAACAAATTCAAATCGTGTAATGAATAAGGAAGAATTAAAGAAGATTATTGAGAAAATTACTTGTGACTACAAAAAAGAGGATTTAGAAAGATTATTGGAAGACTACCGAATTGCAAATGCTAATTTTAACAATGTGAATGGATTAATTAATCATCCGCAGCTTGCTTTTTATAATAAATGGGCCCCTGTTGCTTCAGATGTAGGGGAAATTTCAATGTTGAAATCCCCGATGAACTTTAATAATATCGCCACTGCTTGGGGGGATATTCCTAGCTTAGGGCAGCATACAGCAGAAATTATAGAGCGTTATCGAACGGAGGTGCCTGACAATTACTAGTTGGTTATTTATCCCGGGCAACAATA harbors:
- a CDS encoding CaiB/BaiF CoA transferase family protein, with translation MMPLQNIKVVSLEHAVAAPFASRQLADLGAEIIKIEKPVTGDFARHYDQTANGMSSNFVWLNRGKKSVELDLKDKKNILLLHAILKDSDVLLNNLGPGVLDRLGLNVQTLHEKYPHLIICSISGYGKEGPYSHKKAYDLLVQSEAGVLSITGTPDLPAKTGIAIVDIASGMYAFTSILAAIIHRMNTGKGTIIEISMLEAIAEWMSFPIYYTYGGEEPKRSGVDHATIYPYGPFTVQNGERLFIAIQNNDEWKIFCEEVLKDKSLINHPKFVTNSNRVMNKEELKKIIEKITCDYKKEDLERLLEDYRIANANFNNVNGLINHPQLAFYNKWAPVASDVGEISMLKSPMNFNNIATAWGDIPSLGQHTAEIIERYRTEVPDNY